The window TCCAAGAAGGTATCAGTATACTAacaatgtgtgtgtgtgcgtgtgtgtgtgtgagagagagagagagacagagaggcaTCCAAGCTGTGGTCATGTGTCTAGAAGGCTGAATCTGGAAATCAAGAGCACCTCAATTTTCAGCTCTACACTTCAGTACAATGTCTTCAAACTGCTTGCCTGAAGACACTTTAAACCTAAGAAGTACTTCAAGCCTTAACTTCAAATTCTATTAAGCTAGAATTCCAGGCCTGGCCTATGTATTCATTTCCCTTGCATAGATCCTCATCATGTTATGTCTTGCAATGCTCTATTACATTTGTTAAATGACAGATTTTAACATTTTGTgtcaatttttatttgtttatgtcACTAGCATGAGCTATTGTTCTCCGAAATCGAATTCATGCAGAAAAGGGTAGGATTCCCTTCTTTCTTGTTCTCCTTTACTCTTTAATGTCTAACTTCACCAAACTCTTTTTTAAGTAATTGAATGGTTAATTGGTGTTTTGACATGCAATACAGGAAATGGAACTCCAGAATGAAAATATGTACCTGCGAACTAAGGTATGTCAATTTGGCATTACATTTTTCAATCCTCACTTCTAGTCATCTATTGAATAAACGAAAGCAATTAGGTTTTCTTTAGTtacgtggatataattaaatatatgtatgaTGATGCGGTGACTAGTGTGAAAAGCATGGGAgacaaggtagtgaattcctgATTACTATCAGGCTagatcaaggatcaactttaaggcCTTATTTGTTTATACACATGCATTGATGATTAAACCATGAACATTCAAGACGAGGTCTTGTGGTTAATGCCATTTGCTGATTATATTGTTTTGATGGATGGGACGAAAGTAGGGATTAACGTTAAGTTGGAAcaatggagatcaaccttgaaaTAAAGAGGATTTGATATAAGTAGAACCAAAATGGAATATTTAATATGTATCTTTAGTCACACTAGGATGGATTAGCAATAGATGAAATTTAAGGAGAGGGAGATACCGCATAATGACTATTTTAGAAatttggggtcaaccataaataaagaaggttttATAGAAGATTATGTTTCACATAGatttaaagtgggatggatgaagtggagaggtgtgtccggagtgttgtgtgattgacaCATCCcctaaaaggaaaattctataggacaacCGTACAACCAGCTATGATATACAGGCAGAATATCTTtagataagctatgtgtagaagaaatgaggatgttgagatgaatATGTggtaaaactaaagatgattaaataaggaatgatcatgttagagttgatttgggaattcccctgattcatgataagcttcgaAGAAAGTCATTTAACGTGACATTGACATGTTTAATGGAAGATTGGAGATGCACTAGTAAGGAGAAATGATCTGGTTCAGATTGAATAAATTAAAAAGACTAGGGCCAGAcccaaaatgaccataggagaaatagtgaggaaagacatgcataatttagccttatcccaaataTAACATCGAATAGAGCCGATTGAaatgcaaggatccatgcaactTCCCTCTCACTtactctcctttttcttcttctttttttttttttttttttttttttgccccattaagttggaatatGTTTGAGTTTGTTTTGTACTTTGTCAACCTCATACTAATCCATTCCCTAAACATTAGTCCAAGTTAATAAAATAGTGGCCCTCAATAGAGTAGGGCAGCAGAAAAAAGTAGCTGAAACTAGTAATGATCTCAGAACTTGGTGGAGCTCAACAGAGTTTTAGGCATAAACTGAAGGACACTTGTGGTCCATATGCTAAAAGTGGTCATGAAAACTCAGAGCATAGTGACAATCATGGATGATGATGTACCAAATCAATGAGTAATGTAATAAAACAGTACCATGGTGTTCTTGAATGCTCATGCCTATATTTCACTGCATTTCAGATCGAAACTATGCTATCGCTATCCTTGGGGATTTCCAACGGAATCTCAACCACAATTTCCATTTAGGAGAATTATTAGTATCACAAGGTTTTGTGATCTCCCTTGCTCCTTCGCTAACTCTCCTCTTTCAGAACACCACGAGTTTCTCATCTGGACCATTATTTCCCTTCCCCTTTTCCCCGTAATGGgaagtttaaaaaataaactgtaagaaacagaaaataggcaataggtataagactttgacaaacacttaataaaatattattaaataaaaaaggagagtATCACTTACTGTTTAAGTAGAGTTACAGAATTGTTGACAGAAGTCTTCCAACTATAGTAGAGTTGAGTCATATCCATATACTGTTTCCGGTGTACCTAGAGAGGAATTCGGCCACTATATACCACACATATTCATTCAGAAGAGAACACTTTATCATCCATGCCAACATTAGCCTCTGAAATTTATCATGGTTACCATTCAAGCTATATACAAAAGAGTTATGTAAATATATCTATTCATTTCCTTGTACTACATTCAAACTAAAGAAGATAGAATTCCATTATTCAGTTCTGTAACATTTAGGCTTTTCTCAAACTCAGATAGCTGAAAATGAGCGTGCACAGCAAGCAAATCTGGTGACCGGGCAAGAGTTCGAGCCAATCCAGTCATATGATTCACGGAACTACTATCAAGTGAATATGTTGGAGGGAGGACCAGCCTACTCTCATCCTGATCAGAGTCAGACAGCTCTCAATCTTGGGGTAAGTAGATCTCTTTCAATTATGAAGAGTTTATACAGTACACTGAAGCTTCAAACATGGAAAATGATCCCTTCTCCCCTCAAATACCACTGTCCCTTCCCCCTATTAGGTTTTGTTGATAAAATGTCAAGCTAAGATTATAACTCACCAAGGTTGAACTGAGCAAACATGCATTGCATTTCTAGTCCTTTATGTGCTACAGAGCATGGTTTTCAAGACGTAGCTTAGGCATACTGGTTGCCTAGGCAGGtgccttggtcaccttgttggtgttgctTAGCGTTGCCTAGactcgtgacaactatgttaacAGACAAATCTTACTCCCTAACCCTAGAACTGGTGTATAATCAGGGGTGATCTTTGGAATAGGCATCCAGGCATTCTGGTTGCCTAGGTAGGTGCTTTGGtcaccttgttggtgttgctCAGCATTCAAGCCctctccaacgccttgggtcacctagactcttgacaactatgctaacAAACAAATCTTACTACCTAACCCTAGAAATGGTGTATAATCAGGGGTGATCTTTGGGATAATATCTTTCTTTCTAGTATCCAGATGAAAGCCTCCATATAACCTTATGTTGGTGAACCATGCTACACTGACCATTcctaccctctctctctctctctctctctctcaacaaatATGTTGACGCATGACCATGCActtaaataacatttttttcctgGCCGGTGATGACTAATGAATATGCACTTAATAACATTTATTTGGATCTATAGTTTAACCTAAAGATGTCTTGTTTGTTGTCCACACAGGTAATTGAGTGACGTAACATGTCTTCAAATGGATCTATGTTGTGATTGGATGTGAAGCTGTCTGCTTCTAGTTATTCAATTATTCACTCTGGCACTGTTGCAGAAACATATTAAGTGAGAAAAAAACCATTAGTATTTACAGAATAAGTATGTACCTTAGAACTCCTAACATGGATAATATCCTTTTTCATTTATCGTTAagatataaataagaaaaagtaatccaatgcatgaggctctcaTTACTGTAGGGCTTGGGAGGGGCAAGAGAGGcttttccaagtttcaaacttGTGACCAATATGTTACGATAGCGAGCTTAATTATTCAGTCTAAATTTTGTTAAGATATAAATCAATTCTTTATATCACGCTATACATGAGCAATGCAAATTAATACAGTGGGAAGGAATCATATGCTTAGGAGATGATCTTGAAGGAGTTAATGAAaaaggtagaaaaaaaaaaaaaaaaggatgggtTTCCCTGTTTAATCAAGTAGACTAAGTAGTCTGTAGCGCATAAAAACAAGTACAACCATGAATCCTATCAGCTTTTATGTTTTTGAGCAATTGAGATGTCCGCACAACCATCCACTTCGGTTACAGATTCATAGAAACTCAAGTTCCTAGAGTGGTAATCTAAGAATACTAATAGCAGCCGCAAGTCAACCCTCCATAAACTTGTTATTTGGCAAGCAAGGTGGTGCAAGCAAAGTTTTGATTTCGAGCCACGAAATTACGGAAATTTAGAACCACACCTGATAAGTTTCAATTGCAATTTTCAACAGTTGGTTTTGAAGTCCAAATGGTTAAATTCGGTTCTGAAAATACGGAAAACCCTATTTTAGATTTCTAAACAGTGCAACATTTAgattgcatttaaaaaaaaaaaaaataccaaaatgttAATTTGACTTTGGACCTTGGGTGGTAGTAAGGGGGGTCAATCGGCTGGGCCTAGCCGGGCCTATACCCTTGGACTacgacctacctatttaaggattGAGTTGATCTCAATCGGTATTGATTGGGTTCCGGGCTTTAACCAAACTTCTCCTAATCGGGCTAATTATATTATAATAGAATCTTAAACtgggtaatgtaccaataaaaccttaaacgGACTTTAAACGATTTTTAATTGTCTTAAATTTTAGatactttaaaatatattttattaaatcttcaacaatttagaaaagatatCACTTAATTACATATGATagaaaatatcatttatatCCTatcctatccaaaaaaaaaaatccccgaGTCAAATCAAGCTAGCAAACAGGCCAAGCAGATTAGGTGTCCGTCGAGCTTACGCTATAtattacctatttataaatggacCAAGCTTAAACCCAACACGTTTAATAGTCGATGCATGCTGGGCCAGTCTTTAGACAGTCAAGCCCGATCAATCGAATCAATGCGAGtttgggattgacacccctaggtggtAGTGTATGTTATTCGCCATTATATATTCAAATATTGTGTTAGaacataaataattcaattaaaaaaaaaaaaaactaaaatatgcATTAAGAATGAACAAACAATAAATTAAAAACCATTTCATATTATGAAatcttatatatatagcattgtTGGAAAACCCGGTTTTGTGACTCGAATTGTCCTCTTTAAAACCTAGTGAGTCGGAGCAAGTCATAGAAAACCAGGCAAGTCATGTCAAaatttttcctcttattttcatactagtctttctcaagcaatccaaataaataaattaaattttgatttaaatcTTGAATAACATTTCCAAGAATGATCCGAAATACTACGTTAAtattgggggggtggggggaatgcATCTTTTTATCTGGTAACTGCCCTACTACATGAACACACCAACAAACTGAAAATCNNNNNNNNNNNNNNNNNNNNNNNNNNNNNNNNNNNNNNNNNNNNNNNNNNNNNNNNNNNNNNNNNNNNNNNNNNNNNNNNNNNNNNNNNNNNNNNNNNNNTGATTCAGTTGCAGTtgtgactatttttcagaagaggcaaagtccatggatagctcggcaaagatggataaattgtatttcttatttggaggatgtggaatggaaaataacgcattgctatagggaagcaaattcagtggcggattttttgtcaaagtcagctgctcgtttt is drawn from Macadamia integrifolia cultivar HAES 741 chromosome 7, SCU_Mint_v3, whole genome shotgun sequence and contains these coding sequences:
- the LOC122084208 gene encoding agamous-like MADS-box protein AGL11; this translates as MYSSIKSTIERYKKVSTDNSTITSVAEANAQYYQQEATKLRQQIQILTNANRHLMGDSLSSLTVKELKQLENRLERGMTRIRSKKHELLFSEIEFMQKREMELQNENMYLRTKIAENERAQQANLVTGQEFEPIQSYDSRNYYQVNMLEGGPAYSHPDQSQTALNLGVIE